Proteins encoded together in one Rana temporaria chromosome 6, aRanTem1.1, whole genome shotgun sequence window:
- the LOC120942946 gene encoding uncharacterized protein LOC120942946, translating into MRGGMSLSFLLVLLCSSNGWTRTEGYHCKQREGTSLTILMDETPAYHSLSYSLEKVLNSVSARFPCVTRQYTTITLDRTETNETITNDKSDFLQCITRKSWDYAYYYKHMSICNQSLLYGLKRALEISPSESLILVYTFGCMADYNDTRLLSEVYTLLEEKKSQVYFLRYSWYCKMEASQKDVFNEIASLSYGGFIDMRMTDNYELWRSFELLLSKPLNSTLHLLNICLKVTEEYTKVFSVPTSLSYLLITRNQRVILKFTDPNGSTFAIDNTYYYNYYNYYVQSSNLIKTPAEGSWILNARGNSSLSLQILGFTGNYLDSDCHPNATCSEFGGYGECTCKKGFSGDGTTCNDIDECQDDYTNNCDYYSGGSCVNTIGSYTCNCSRGYKYISEFGCVDIDECADSSLNDCDPIAICRNHYYGSYTCTCPDGYYGDGRHCEVNECQQGTLCDSNEDCMKYIGSYSCVDPCSNHTVLDDSWRSTSNKANSSNYQYDWYHCDYDLSGWYRFKREYDQQIPEHCIPVDSCGADFPIWMNGSHPTVSDGIVNRTACSSWYVGCCTIPNNISVKKCPEGFYVYKLQSTPTCYSVYCTESNHSCSGLDCAPGEECGIVDGVHGCYCRDSSNTTDGMQLGNVEGKLKKCPREEKEEK; encoded by the exons GTACTGAAGGCTACCATTGTAAGCAGAGAG AGGGGACCTCCCTTACGATATTGATGGATGAAACTCCGGCCTATCACAGTCTTTCATACAGTTTGGAGAAAGTTCTGAATTCTGTATCAGCCAGATTTCCCTGCGTTACACGACAATATACCACAATAACTCTGGACCGCACAG aaacaAATGAAACTATCACCAATGACAAGAGTGATTTCTTACAATGTATAACAAGAAAGTCTTGGGATTATGCCTATTACTATAAGCATATGTCGATCTGCAATCAGTCCCTCCTCTATGGGCTGAAGAGAGCTCTGGAGATTTCCCCATCTGAGTCCCTCATTTTGGTTTATACCTTTGGCTGCATGGCAGATTACAATGACACTCGGCTCCTGTCTGAAGTTTACACATTGCTGGAGGAGAAGAAGTCCCAA GTTTATTTTTTGCGGTACTCTTGGTATTGTAAGATGGAAGCTTCCCAGAAAGATGTGTTTAATGAAATTGCATCTCTTAGTTATGGAGGTTTTATCGATATGAGAATGACTGATAATTATGAG CTATGGCGATCATTTGAATTACTTTTGTCTAAGCCTCTAAATTCAACTCTGCACCTCCTAAACATCTGCTTAAAGGTCACTGAGGAATATACCAAAGTGTTTAGTGTCCCAACTTCCTTATCATATTTACTGATCACAAGAAATCAACGAGTCATTTTAAAATTTACTGATCCAAATG gaaGCACGTTTGCAATTGACAATACCTATTATTACAACTACTATAATTATTATGTTCAAAGTTCCAATTTGATAAAAACTCCGGCTGAGGGGTCCTGGATTCTGAATGCTCGGGGGAATTCATCACTTTCTCTTCAAATATTGGGATTTACTG ggaatTATTTGGATTCTGACTGCCACCCGAATGCCACGTGTTCGGAGTTTGGAGGATACGGGGAGTGCACATGTAAAAAGGGATTTTCTGGAGATGGGACAACTTGTAACGATATAGATGAATGTCAGGACGATTACACCAACAATTGTGATTATTATAGTGGCGGTTCCTGTGTAAACACAATCGGATCTTACACCTGTAATTGTTCTAgaggatataaatatatatcagaATTTGGCTGTGTAGACATTGATGAGTGTGCGGACAGCTCTCTTAACGACTGTGACCCAATAGCCATATGTAGAAACCATTATTATGGATCTTACACCTGTACTTGTCCCGATGGATATTACGGAGATGGAAGACACTGCGAGGTCAATGAATGCCAACAAGGAACACTGTGTGACTCTAATGAAGACTGCATGAAGTACATTGGATCATATTCCTGTGTTGACCCTTGCTCCAACCACACCGTACTTGATGACTCCTGGCGCAGCACTTCTAATAAAGCTAATTCTAGTAACTATCAGTATGACTGGTATCATTGTGACTATGACCTGTCCGGCTGGTATCGGTTTAAAAGAGAATATGACCAGCAAATCCCTGAGCACTGCATACCAGTAGACAGCTGTGGGGCTGATTTCCCCATCTGGATGAACGGCTCCCACCCTACAGTCAGTGACGGCATTGTGAATCGGACAGCTTGTTCCAGCTGGTATGTCGGATGCTGCACAATACCTAATAATATTTCTGTGAAAAAGTGTCCAGAAGGATTTTATGTGTATAAGCTACAAAGTACACCAACCTGCTACTCTGTCTATTGTACAG AATCCAATCATAGCTGCTCAGGATTGGACTGCGCTCCCGGTGAGGAATGTGGAATCGTGGACGGAGTTCATGGCTGTTACTGTAGAGATTCATCAAATACTACCGATGGGATGCAACTGGGAAATGTAGAAG GGAAGTTGAAGAAGTGTCccagagaagaaaaagaagaaaaataa